In Candidatus Rokuibacteriota bacterium, a single genomic region encodes these proteins:
- a CDS encoding aminotransferase class III-fold pyridoxal phosphate-dependent enzyme, producing MIHARDLEFPVQSLMEVTERPEIVFVKGQGAWLTDHRGKRYLDFVQGWAVTCLGHCPRVVGDALAAQARELITPSPAFYVEGFPKATLNDLASVEERITGRTAAVMLEPVQGEGGVVPATVEFLRELRALTRRRNCLMIVDEVQTGVGRTGRLWAYEHFARSAADAPDIMTLGKGFGGGVPLAALCATEKVSVFEHGEQGGTFNGSPLMTAVGCAVLEEVLRPGFLRSVVDAGNYLGAQLTTLVRELGLSHERGLGLLRALDLDAGFGSRVVTYARDELQKHPGWENTGLLLNSPRPDAIRLMPALNVTGAEIDRMIEGLRVAIDAVR from the coding sequence ATGATACATGCGCGCGACCTGGAGTTTCCCGTCCAGAGCCTCATGGAGGTGACGGAACGACCGGAGATCGTCTTCGTCAAGGGGCAGGGCGCCTGGCTGACCGACCATCGCGGGAAGCGCTATCTCGACTTCGTCCAGGGCTGGGCGGTCACGTGCCTGGGGCACTGCCCGCGCGTGGTCGGGGACGCCCTGGCCGCCCAGGCGCGGGAGCTCATCACGCCGAGCCCGGCGTTCTACGTGGAGGGCTTCCCCAAGGCCACGCTGAACGACCTGGCCTCCGTGGAAGAGCGGATCACGGGGCGGACCGCGGCCGTGATGCTGGAGCCCGTCCAGGGCGAAGGCGGCGTCGTCCCGGCCACGGTCGAGTTCCTGCGCGAGCTGCGCGCGCTCACCCGGCGGCGCAACTGCCTGATGATCGTCGACGAGGTGCAGACGGGCGTCGGTCGCACCGGCAGGCTCTGGGCCTACGAGCACTTCGCGCGGAGCGCCGCCGATGCGCCAGACATCATGACGCTCGGCAAGGGGTTCGGCGGAGGCGTGCCGCTGGCCGCCCTGTGCGCGACGGAGAAGGTCTCGGTCTTCGAGCACGGCGAGCAGGGCGGCACCTTCAACGGCAGTCCCTTGATGACGGCCGTCGGCTGCGCCGTGCTGGAGGAGGTCCTGAGGCCGGGGTTCCTGCGGAGCGTGGTCGACGCCGGGAACTATCTCGGCGCGCAGCTGACCACCCTGGTGCGGGAGCTCGGCCTGTCCCACGAGCGGGGTCTGGGCTTGCTGCGCGCGCTCGACCTGGACGCCGGCTTCGGGAGCAGGGTGGTGACCTACGCGCGGGACGAGCTCCAGAAGCACCCGGGCTGGGAGAACACGGGCCTGCTGCTCAACTCGCCGCGGCCCGACGCCATCCGCCTCATGCCGGCGCTCAACGTCACGGGCGCCGAGATCGACCGGATGATCGAGGGTCTTCGGGT
- a CDS encoding GNAT family N-acetyltransferase encodes MEATARDIQITTDASRFDLEAIHGFLTTSYWSPGISREVVERAVAHSLCFGALDGDRQVGFARVVSDRATFAYVCDVFVLESLRGRGVGKSLMAAIMAHPDLQGLRRIMLFTRDAHGLYAQYRFGAARYPDRLMEVFNPHPYGARR; translated from the coding sequence ATGGAGGCCACGGCGCGGGACATCCAGATCACCACGGACGCCTCACGGTTTGATCTCGAGGCGATCCATGGCTTCCTGACCACATCCTACTGGTCGCCCGGGATTTCGCGCGAGGTGGTTGAGCGGGCCGTCGCGCACTCGCTGTGCTTCGGGGCTCTCGATGGGGACCGGCAGGTGGGATTCGCCCGGGTCGTCAGTGACCGGGCTACCTTCGCCTACGTCTGCGATGTCTTCGTGCTGGAGTCGCTCCGCGGGCGCGGAGTAGGCAAGAGCCTCATGGCCGCCATCATGGCGCATCCCGACCTCCAGGGGCTGCGGCGCATCATGCTCTTCACCCGCGACGCTCACGGCCTCTACGCGCAGTACAGATTCGGAGCGGCGCGGTATCCCGATCGGCTGATGGAAGTCTTCAACCCCCATCCCTACGGAGCCCGCAGATGA
- a CDS encoding CHRD domain-containing protein, whose product MSSPAPSGANVILNGNQEVPPVSTAATGSGTIRVLMDRSVSGSVMTSGVAGTAAHIHLGVPGENGPVIIPLNRTADNTWSVPASIRLNDTQYEAFRLGNLYVNVHSAANPGGEIRGQLTP is encoded by the coding sequence ATGTCGAGCCCCGCGCCTAGCGGCGCGAACGTCATACTCAACGGCAACCAGGAAGTACCTCCCGTGAGCACCGCCGCGACGGGCAGCGGCACCATCAGGGTCCTCATGGACAGGTCGGTCAGCGGCAGCGTGATGACCTCCGGCGTCGCCGGCACCGCGGCCCATATCCATCTGGGTGTGCCGGGTGAGAACGGGCCGGTGATCATCCCCCTGAACAGAACAGCCGACAACACGTGGTCCGTTCCGGCGAGCATCCGACTCAACGACACCCAGTACGAGGCTTTCAGGTTGGGAAACCTCTACGTCAACGTGCACAGCGCCGCCAATCCGGGCGGAGAGATCCGCGGTCAGCTGACGCCGTAA